tatttttgtctaaaatttcttaacatgttgagttaaattacttatgggggtaaagtgactaaaaaataTCGTTAAggggtaaactgatagtagtaatatatttaaaagggataaagtgataataacccaatATCCTAAACTACCTTTTCTgccaaaaagataaaaaggaaagatAAAAATAGCTTTGCTTATTGCCTTTCTTCCAACACCAGAGTCAAAAAACTCTTTctgccaaaaaaaattaaagtttgaaaaaaaatccaACTATGATGATTGCCTTCTTCCAAGTAACACTACCACAAAAACCAACCAAACGCTCCAAtctaaatcaaaataaaactccAATAATTCTAGCAGCCAAAATACCGCAACCTGATTTATGTCCAGTAGCCCTAATCCCTACATTTCTTAGACAAGTCAGTTAAACTTGTCACTTGATGCTAAACTAGATAAAACTCCACCTCAAATTTTGCCATAAACTAACACTTCGTCAACAaccaactgcacctcttttcttttactctctttgcaattttctttattatttttttcaaccaCTCATTTCGAAAGTCCATTCATATCTCATATCATTGACTTTGACTTTTGACATCACCAAGTTTTATCACCTATAATCAACTAAAATTAGATAAAACAAATAGATGCAAAAAAATCAAACCCATTATACttagaattaaaagaaaaaaagaatgagcCTAATCATGTTTGCAAAAAGAAGATGGGggatggagaaaaagaaaaagggaaagaaggaGATAGATACAAGCAATGGACGATAAATAGAATTTGGTCACGAATTGGATGATGAATATTAGGCAAAAAGGAAGGTGGCGGGAATTTGGGCAAAGAGCAAAGTGGAAGAAAAGACCAAGGTAGAAAAGAGGAAGTATGAGAGATGAAGAGAGATAGAATAagtcaattttggttttcatttgaatttctaaaattttttccaaaaaaaagttACTAATATcctgtttgataatccaatttaGCACTTAAACTTTATAAGTTCAGATGTTAATATGTTCAGAtgtatttgataacaaaaaataaaacatctaAATTAAATTAAGTAGCGTGAAATTTTTAAGCAAAACTTGttctcaaaattaagtgataagttatttacttatcacttaatgtgatatacacaCAAATGTAACAGATTTAGCACTTAACAATTTAtaacttaatgaattcagatttcaaatttcagttttatcaaacacaactTAAGTATCCTATATAGGGATAGTAGAGTACTTTTGCAACAATaggggaggtatgtgtaattttaaaatattaagggtagcttcataaaattatcaaaaacctcaaggAGGTTTCCGAAATTATCCCTTTGTGAATTGTGCGAGACTAATAGCTAGTTTGGAAGGatggaaatgaaaagaaaagaaaggttttGAAGGGATATCCATTGTTTGGGAGTTAaaatgagaaggaaaagaaaagaataggaAAGATCCCACCGCCCTtcatcttttggaaaactttccGCCCAATGTTGGGCGGAAAGGGAAGGAACGGATAGAAGTTTAAGTAAATTTTTCAatatgaccaaattacccttagAATCCTGATACAAAACATTttaatacctgatgaatccctCTCACATTTGTTTATAAAAAGGGCatatttgtaaaataatttgtttaagtatctttttctttcctttgcattcaactcccaaacaaaagaaaactactcactttcttttctcctttaaaACTCCCAAACAACTTAGATAGAAACTttgatcctttcttttcttttctaacttatcatttctcttcttttcttttcatttccatCCTCCCAAACTAGCTATAAGGGACtaaaattttgtacattttccaacaaaacggaTTCCTGTGGCCTGTGGGGTTGGGTGTTGTCATTTTCCTTACTTTAGGCTCCTTTCCTTGAACCCAAACATATCCTTACTAGAGACTAGTACTATCGGGGGTATCCCATATCAAAGAGAGAAGACTAATTTTGATCGGAGTCCACGGAGAAATTTGGGgtttctccaattttccatcgtTTTTGGTTAAGATAATTGGTGGAGGCACCCGCTTTGGTGCAGTTGCAGCAGGCCTAGTGAAAATGGCAAAAGACGACGAATTGGGGGCTGGAGCCGTCCCAGAAGAAGAGGGACCATCAGAAACTGCAGCAGCAGATGAAACTGAGGAGAAAGTTGAGGACAAAGTTGATGAGCTCACTTTAGATGGCCCGCAAGGTTTTTATTGCATCGCTGCTTGGATTAATCATAGTTATTTTACCTTTCCAATAGTCCCTTTTAATTTGGTGCCATGACTCTCGTTAATCGATCTTTAGATATTCCGATTGTAATAGATTACTAATGTGTGCGCAATTAGTAGAAAAAACTTTCTGAACTTTGTTCTCTAATTAAATTGCATCTGTTAATCGGAGAACGACTTGTTGCTTCATGTGTAATGGTGGGATTCCCTTGTTCATCTTTTTGGTTCCAAGGTTTGTTCAGTTGCTTGAAAGATATGATTTGTGAAACAGTAGTCGTTGATTAAGGTAAAAAGAATTTataaagcaattttttttttgattcagtacttttttttttttttggtcagcaACAATACATCTATAACCTATTCTATCATAATCTATCATAATCTAGGGGGAggggagcctaaggaggctGTGGTAGGGGCTAGTGGGTATACAGATCCAACTAAACCAGGAAGTGCTCTGAAACAAccttagatttttttcgctgcAGGAGAGGTTTGAACCCTCCTGATGGCTACTGagccattggcccagtggttTTGATTCAGTACTTGTTAGGGCAGCTTCTTACAGTTAAACCTTTTGCGGTCTAATAAGTCAAAATCACAAGTCCAGTGAACACCTGAAAAGAAGTCCTATCCGCAGTTTGTTTTTTGAGGGAATAGACTGgtttattttcccattttcaGCTTGGTATCTAGCTTTGGTCTATTCCAGTGCTGTTGATGGTTATCAGATATACCAAATTATTTCTACCTGTTCTGCTATATTCTCCTTTTTATTGCTCACGAATGTGTCTCAATCCATGATAAGCTGTCCTTTCCAGCCGGTTAATAGATTCATTTTCTTTACTCCTGAGCAGCTGAGTTTCTTATTTGCTTATTATAGCTCATTGAACGTTGGTCATGCACAAATTTATTCATTCAGCTTACAAATTCTCTGTAACTTGGAAAAGAGTTTAGATAATATGGATATTTATGTTTGCCCATTCTTCTTTGCAAACTATAAGCTGCAAAAGTCTAGCTCTCCTCGAACGTCATTTTAGTTGTTGCATCATATTTGTATATTTGTTCACTCTCTCAACACATGCTGAAATATGAATTAAGTTTTCAGGCAACTGATTAAGCATCAGCATCCATTGCCCCTCAAAAGATATGTTTCATTTAATCCAGTAACCAATCTATAAAAAAATCTGGATTTAATTGGCATTTGATACGGTTTTTGAAATTTGGATAGCAAAGTGATATATAATTACTGATTACTTTATTCATTctttttgataaataatttaATAGTAGTATTTGGTCTTACACTTGGGCCTTTTGAAATTCACAGAAGCtgcaaaaaagaagaagaaaaagagtaaaAGCAAGTGAGCGAgcactttctcttctttcgtTGTCTTTTTTCTCCTTATGGAAGGGTTTAGGTTTTCACTTCTCCTTTTTCATGTTTTGCATTTTcaggaagaaaaaagaattgCGGGTGCAAACAGATCCTCCATCCATCCCAGTTATTGAACTCTTCCCTTCTGGGGAATTTCCAGAGGGTGAAGTTCAACAGTACAAAAATGAGTATGTACCCATTACTGTATGCTTTATTGTCTTTGATGACCTATATTAAGCATTATTGCGATCAGAACAGATTGTCTGAAAAATTCGCAATGGAAAGGGTCAGGATATTTTCTGCATTTGATTATTGATTGTATTTAAAAGCCCATAGCAGTGAGATAGAGAGGAAAAGGATTATCTCTTTTAATTGATAAATGCTTCTGACAGCATTTAATTTCCATACAAGAGAAAGTTTCTGTAAGAGTGAATGTGCATGGATATACTAATTCTTTACTACAAAGTTGCTGCAGTCTGCAGAATGGAAAGCTTTTTATTAGGATGTGTTGGTGATACTATGTGAGCTATGATTGTCCTAGGAGAAAGCTTGAATAGTAAACCCACTTTTAGGGCCTGTTTGATAACTCTACTTAATgcagaaaattaatttattcagAATTTTTTGAATTTAGCATGTTTGATCATAGAAATTCCTTACCACTTAATGTATTAAGCACTGCATAATTTGTGTACAAAATTttaagtgaaattttttttgactgAATCTTCTGAATTGACTACACATACTGTACCTCTTATAGTGTTCTTGCACATAGTGCACGTTTGTTTTCTTTATGCTGGACATACACAAAGACACACATGCATGCGCACAGAGACTCTTACAACAAATATGCACGCTTAAATACCACTGCTAAATTATTTCATTATTTCCTCTCTCATACACatgcacatttttctttttctccaaaTGCACAAATAaaggtaatttttttaaaaatagaaaTACAATATTTGTGCAATATTTCAATTCAGTTAGTTATCAAACAAATATAACTTAAACAATTCAGCAACTTAATACATTTTGCACTTTCAGAATTCAAAATTGACATTTCAGACTTTAGATTTATCAAACGGACCCTTAATCTTGAGTTTTATTTGTCTTTGGGCTTAtctttttctaatttaaataattttctTCAGTGGGGTGGTGGGTGAAGATGTGTGCTTGCTCGTGGCTGCAATGTGTTGAGGACTTACTATATTTTCATTGGCATATTCTGCCTGATGTCCTAAGCATTTTTCTGCTTGGAAGATTTCAGCATCCCAGTGCTCTTTCTAAGAGCAACAAAAAGAAGTGGGATATCTAGACACTTAAGAATTTATATGTATCTGAAAATTAGGGTATCTAAGCTTCTTTAATTAAGCTGGAGTAATGCTGGCTCTTGGGTTTGTAGATGTTTCTTGGTATCTTTGCCCTTTTATTGTGATGATATTTCGCCAATGTTTTCTTATTGGACATCTTACATGTGTCTTGACTGTATATGCCTTCTCCTGGAGATGCTGTTGACGCACCTGAGATAGTGTTTGATTGTAGTTATGTTTGCCTTAATATGTGTAATTCAGGTTGCAGGAGAGTTACAAAAAGCTGCTGCCTTTTATCTTCAGACTCTGCTATTTTCTCTCACATATTTTATCATTGGCAAACGCATACAAAAATTGATTGCACTTTCTTTTACCTAATTTATTGCATACATAATCTGTTTTCAGTCCATTCAGGATCTATATATTTACGTGTACAATTTGATTTGGGGATAGCAATGGTGCAGGTATATGCTTTTTTAGTCAAATCAAACCTAAATAAACGCATCCTGAATAAGTGCTTTGATATTTAACGATAAAACTGTACTTAAGCCTACCATGAAAGTTCTCTTGCATCATTTAAGAATTCAATAATAATCCTCTAGAATGTTTCATGTATCATTCAAGTGTTAGTAAGATATCCCGCAAATAAGAAAGTTAAAAAAGTAATGAACATGGACCTGAAGAGATGTCATCCAAGATTAGAAtccattcctgtaaggaaatgCACTAATAACATAGAAATGATAAAGTGTGTATTTGATAAAAAATAGTAACTGTAACAGGGAAACCATTAGGCATCAAAATCCTAAGATGTGTATAATTGGTCGCTGTAAAAGGTTCGGTAGCTCTGTTTACCATAATGGAAAGATATATTTTCTGTCTGTAATCTTCTCCATACCTTCTGATGAATTGAGAAAATTGAGTAATATTCAGAAGATGTGTTTTAATATCAGTCTTGCTTTGAAACCATGATAAGAAAGAATGGAGTACCATCTACTCTCTGTAAATTTGTAAAttgaattggattttgatgTATTTTAACTGTATAAGTTTGTTGGAATATCTTAAATAAGTACTTTAGAAGGTTCATCTCCGTTACATATCTACATGATACAACATTCAACATTTTTACATCTAACATGTCAAAGATGACGTGTCAGCTTGTCAAATAATATTTAGCGTAACCAACTAAATTATGAGATTGCATATGCTTATGGTTGCTGATTACCCAAAACCATCCGTGGCAACTTGATGGGATATGCATTTCTCCATTTCCATCTTCCATTTTAACATCTCATACATTTTTGCCTTCTCTTCTGTCTAGAGAAGTGCATGTTTATACATAAGCCTTCCATGAGGAATTTAATGCCATGGGGTTTGGCATCTTGTGGACTGGAGGTTTAGAGCAGCGACAGAGGCCACGGCAATTTGTGGGCTGTATTATTGGACCACTAATTAACCTTCCTTATATGAGAGAGATATTTCTGCCACTTGTTATTGTAGTGTGCTTTGTACTTTCTACTAATCATTGTGATGTGGCTAAAGTCAATTTTTGCATGTTCCCAATCCGATCTAGGGATTCTTTTTATTggacttgatatattggttactctttttcctttcaataaGCAAAGAGGCTGGGCATCTGTTTTAGAGGGGATGATGTCAGTATGTGTATGAATAGCTCCAAGAACTTGTTTTCTGTTATGAAAATGATGTAGTCTTTGCTTTCTGTTTTATGGGTGGGgctattttcttttaaaacttgTGTTTCTTAGCATCGAAAGAGGAGTAACTTTTGATATCTCTGAAGGATCAAAGCATGCTGAAGTTTTTGCTTTGATGGGGTCAGTTGAGGTTATTCTTGGAAAAAAGAGACACAGAATGAGGATGGCTAGCTGTTTTTGAACCCCCATGAATGAACCATTTGCATTTCTTGCATGAAGCAGTTTTGTTTTTACAAGTGCGAACTGATTTGGATCAAAACGCGTGGTTTATCTGTTACAGTTTAAGGCATGGTTTTGGAATAGGTGCATGATTGCAATTAGTTAGCTGCATGCGAATTAAAATTAGACAACACTAGTGCACTTTTATATTCTCAATTTGAGGAAAGTAGCTGTCATACGTTTTCAAATGCACCGgatctttttcctttctctctcgAATGGTTTAAATTCAACTGATTTCAGTATGCAATCCTGTTTTCTCTTATTATtgggctcttttttttttttttaatttaatatcaTTGAGAGTTCTTAAAATAAATTTCTGTTGTTGATGATTCAATTCAGTAACTTGTGGAGGACAACTTCCGAGGAAAAGAGGGAGTTGGAGCGCCTGGAAAAACCAATATACAATTCCGTTCGCCAGGCAGCGGAAGTTCATCGTCAGGTAGGTACTAAAACTTTGATATTTATCTGTGTGCTTGGACATGTCTGTTCGCATTTGAGAGCAACCCGAAGAAATGAATATTTCCCTATTTGGTTGCTGAGAAAAATGGCTagctcttttcttcctttacgGCAACCTTGTAACTGTGTTCAGGTTCGGAGATATATCAGGCAGATTTTGAAGCCTGGAATGTTAATGATTGATCTGTGTGAGACCTTGGAGAATACCGTGCGTAAATTGATATCAGAGAATGGTCTCCAAGCTGGCATTGCATTTCCCACAGGATGCTCATTAAATTGGTGAGCATGAATGTGTTGTTCCTGCAGTATTATGTAACTTAAGAAATTGAAAACACTTTATAAACATTCACTATGTCAGTTTTTTACCATGTTAAGAAACTGAAAACACTTTATAAACATTCACCATGTCAGTTTTTTACCGTGTTTACTTTTACAGGTTCTAGTCAGCTaattcatttctttcttcttttctctttttcaaacTGAGTTCTTTTCCCTCTCTGGTTAAGTTCTTTCTGCTTGTAACCTGTTTCTTCTTACAGGGTTGCAGCCCACTGGACCCCAAATTCTGGAGATAAAACTGTGCTTCAGTATGATGATGTCATGAAACTGGATTTTGGAACTCATATAGATGGTACTATTTTCAAATCTTACGTCTGGTGGTCTGTGGGCATGCTTCGTACTGCCTCATtggttttacttgtttttgtttGCTTGGCATCATTCCCCTGTTGGTGTTTAATTCTGGCATGTTTGTACTTGCAGGACATATAGTAGACTGTGCATTTACTGTGGCATTTAATCCTATGTTCAACCCTCTCCTTGAAGCCTCACGTGAAGCCACAAATACGGGAATCAAGGTGGGTGTATTTGTGTTGGATAACTGGAAATAAGTTctttaaagtgaaaaattgAAACCTGCTGATTAATAAGTGAAATTTAATGAGATGTAAACTTGTCGTCCAAGTTATATAACAAATGATTTTCACAATGCA
This region of Coffea arabica cultivar ET-39 chromosome 3c, Coffea Arabica ET-39 HiFi, whole genome shotgun sequence genomic DNA includes:
- the LOC113735259 gene encoding methionine aminopeptidase 2B-like, whose product is MAKDDELGAGAVPEEEGPSETAAADETEEKVEDKVDELTLDGPQEAAKKKKKKSKSKKKKELRVQTDPPSIPVIELFPSGEFPEGEVQQYKNDNLWRTTSEEKRELERLEKPIYNSVRQAAEVHRQVRRYIRQILKPGMLMIDLCETLENTVRKLISENGLQAGIAFPTGCSLNWVAAHWTPNSGDKTVLQYDDVMKLDFGTHIDGHIVDCAFTVAFNPMFNPLLEASREATNTGIKEAGIDVRLCDVGAAIQEVMESYEVEINGKVYQVKSIRNLNGHSIGSYQIHAGKSVPIVKGGEQTKMEEGEFYAIETFGSTGKGYVREDLECSHYMKNFDVGHIPLRLPRAKQLLATINKNFSTLAFCRRYLDRLGETKYLMALKNLCDSGIVQPYPPLCDIKGSYVSQFEHTILLRPTCKEVVSRGDDY